The genomic region CTTCGACAATTCCGCAGAAAGTTACCTGCTGAGGCTCCCCTCCTACGATTTCAACACGCAGGCGCTTGTGGACCGCATGTTCTACAGCCTCGTGAACCGGGACGCGTTCCGCATGCAGCATCGCATACAGCAGGTACTCGGCCAAGTCGTCGAGAAATAGTTTTTTTCCAGATTACGGACTAAATACCGCCTGCATGTCATTTAGTCCGTAAAAAATGTGCGTAACGCCGCCATGAATTCCGCTTTTTACGGACTAAACGCCCACCGCATGTCATTTAGTCCGTAAAAACTGAGTGTGACGCAACTTTAAGAGCGTTATTTTACGGACTAAATCGCTGGGGGTCGCAGATTAGTCCGTAAAACTAATGCACGCACACCACGTAAAAACGAATGCAGCGCCGCCACTTAATGCTCGCGACGTTCTAAATCGCAAAAAGAAGCTCGCACGCGCAAAAATCGGTGAATCCAGCTCTACGCCTTAAAGCCAGCGCCATACTGGTACAGCTCCAGCCCGAATTCCGACATGGCCGCAATCAGGTGGTCCAGTATATCTGCCTGGATGCCTTCGAAAACCTCCCACTCGGTGGTATTCGCAAATGCGTAAATCTCGAGCGGAAGCCCCTGCGGGGTTGGCTCCAGCAGGCGCGTCATGAGCGTCATGTTCTGAGCGACAGTCTTGCGCGAACGGAGGTATGCCGTGCAGTAGGCGCGGAACGTGCCGATATTGGTGAGGTGGCGGCTATTGAGCGTGTCCGGATTCTCGGTCCCGGAGGCGACCCCCATCAATTCCGCCTTGGACTCCTCGCCCACAATTTCTTGCGCTTTTGCACTCAGGTACGGCGCAAGGATCTCAATTTTCGACAAGTTCGCAATTTCTTCGGGCGTGAGGAAGCGGACCGTCTTCAAGTCGACATACATCGCCCTCTTGATACGACGCACGCCGGAATCCTGCATGCCACGCCAGTTGCGGAACGAATTCGTGATGAGGTCGTATGCCGGGATGACCGAGATGGTGTTGTCCCAGTTACGCACCTTCACCGAAGTGAGCGTGATGTCCATGACCGTACCGTCGGTATGGTGGCGCTCGATTTCAATCCAGTCGCCTTTACGGAGCAGGTCGGAAATGTTAATCTGCACGCCCGAAACGACACCCAGAATGGAATCCTTGAAAATCAACATCAGCACGGTCGTCATCGCGCCGATTGCAGAGAAGATTATCACCGGGCTCTTGTCGGTGAGCTGGCTTACGATGAATATCGCCGCAAGGCAGAACAAGACAACCTTCACTGCCTGGAAAATACCGTGCAACGGGCGCTTCATGGTGCGTTCGTTGATGCCGTTGAAATGCTCCACTACGTCGAGGACCGAGCAGGCAACAGCAAAAGAAAGCAGTGTATACCAGATATTCGCTGCCCTCGAGCAAAGGTCATAAAGCCAGTCTTCGGTATTGAGAATGCGCGGGATTGTCGATGAAAACGCCGTCGCAGGGATAATCTGCAAAAGGCGCGATGCCACATGCCTTTCGACAAGGAGCATGTTGAAGGTGTTCGGCGTCTTTTTCGCCCAACGCTTGAGCAGTGGGACAAAGGCCGCGTAGATAGCAAGGAAAAGGAAGGCTATCGCCGAAAGCAGTAGGGCGAGATTCACGTATTCGTTGTCGATTGGCATGACCAAATTATAGAAATTAATTTGAGACGGCTATGCCTCGTTCTCGCTCAGGCTCTTGTAGTAGGCTTCCAGGTTTTCGCGGCAGGCGACAAAGCAGTCACGTAGCGACGGATCGTATTGCGAGCCCATTCCCTCGACGATGATCTCGAATGCATCGGCAAAGGACATGGCCTCCTTGTAGCATCGTTTGCTCACTAGGGCATCGTATACGTCGGCAATAGCCATGATGCGGGCCTCGAACGGAATGGCTGTCCCCTTGAGTTTCATCGGGTAGCCGCAGCCGTCGAAACGTTCGTGATGGTAACGGGCAACGTTGCACGCAATCTTCACGAATTCCGGCTCCTCGATGGAGGTTAGGAGGTTTTCGACAATCATGGCCCCCTTCTCGGGATGCGTTTTCATTTCTTCGAATTCCTGCGTGGTAAATTTGCCTGGCTTGCGCAGGATGCGGTCGTCTATTGCGATCTTGCCGAGATCGTGCATCGGCGCTGCCGAAACAAGGCTGTCGTAGAATGAGTCAGGAAAACCGAAGTTCCCCTTTGTACGCAGGTATTCCGCCAGGATAGAGACCACCTTGCTGGTCCGCTTGATATGGCTGCCCGTATTGCTATCTCGGCTTTCGACAATCTCGGCCATGTTGACAATCATCTTTTCCTGGATGAGCCTTATGTGCGAGTCGTTCTTCTTTAGCAGCAGTTCGAGGCGGACGTTGTTCGTGCCAAGCATATTGATGTACCTATGCATGGTTGTCGAGTCCTCGATTCTGAACAAGTGAATCCGGTGGCGCCGGGTGAACGGAAGCTGGCTTAGCCTTATCTTGTAGTATTTGCCGTTGAGGTCAAAACTTTTTTCTACGGGAGCGTCTTTTGCATCTGTTTTGGCATTCCACGAAAGGAGTATGTGGTTTATGGGCGTATCATCGGGCATCGCATAGTCGATACGGCACTTTTCGAAACTGGGAAAAAGCTTGCATGCCATCTCGTTACAGCCGAGGAAAATGTTGCTGGATGTCAGCATCACGTAGCCGTCGGTGTTCTGGGAATCTAGTGCCTGGGCGATAGTCTGGTCCACATTGTAGCGCTTGACGTGGAAGCAGATGTACAGAAGAGCGAACTGGTCGAATATGTAGACTGCCGGCATTACCACGGTATCGCTTTCGAGAATTCTCGAGATGAATAGCGCAGCGATGGAAGCAAGTTCAATAGAGGAAATCGCCATGAGGCTCTTGTACGAGACATTTCGCTTGCGTAGGAAGGCGTAAACGATTAGACCCACGTTTGCAGCAAAGAACCCCATGACCATGAGGTTGAACAGGTCGTGTCCTGGCCCGTAGGTGGCGACGTAATTCCCTATCCCGTTGATGTTGACGTACTCGATAGTCTTGTAATAGATGTCGCTGTAGCCGACAGTGGCTGAGAGTGCGAAAACGAAATAGACAAAAATAGCCAGGAGCGCATGCCCCCAGACGGGGAAACGAACCTTGCATACGGCAAGGCATGCGTCAAAAGTCAGGAGCGGCATGAAAATCGCTCCGATATAGTTCATCTTGTTTGCAAGGATGGCCTGGTCCAGGTTTGTTGACAGGGCTAGGAAAAGGTGACCGGTACAGGCGACAAATACTGCAAAGAATATTAACCGATAAGGGCCATCCTGCCTTGGATTAATACGAATAAGCAGCAAGTTGTTTATTGCTGCTACGATACAGACTATAGTCAAGAAAACGATGACCATACCAATCCACGTAAAATCCTAGACAACGTTATTAATATAACGTTATAAAAATAATACAATTTTGTTAAAAGTGTTACTATTTTTTTAACAAACGCATGGTCCCCTGACGATTAAATTCGGGGGAATCCTTTAAAAATGGGCTTTTTTGCTCACTTCTGAGGGTAAATAGGCCAAAATCGCCCGCATCGACCTCGGTTCCCGACTTGGAGGAAATCCCGTCGACAAAAATGGAGTCGGCGACTGCGGAAAGGATGTTACGTTGTTCGTCGGGCGTGCCGTTCTTGCGGGAAACACACAGATCCGGCAGGTTGAAAACTTCGAGGCCAAGCGTGTAGAGCAGATCTTCGCTTTCCACGAAGTTAATCCACGGGTCCATCGGGAATTCACCGTCGTCAAGTTCCTCACGGAATCCGTCTGCAGTCCATGCGGTACCCGACTGCTGCATGTAAATGCCTGCCGCACCTGCAGAAAGGAATTTCAGTATGGCGGAGTTCACCATCTTGAGGTCATCGGCGCTCTTGAGGGTGCCCAGCAAGAAGATGAGGGACTTGTGCGCATCTATGGATGCGATGTCCGATGCGGAAATTTCCTGGTGCTCAGCGAAGATTCCGGAAAGTCCAGCGACAGGTTCCTTGCGGACCACCTCGAAATTGACGGTACAGCCGGGGACGAGGAGTGTTTTCGCGTCGCCACTGACAGATACCGTATCGGTAATCTGGAAAGCCTCTGCTGCTGTAACGGGTATCGGGAATGCAAGGACAAACCGGTTCATTTTAACCTCGGATGATAAATGTTGTCAGCCAAAGCGAGTCACTACTTTCTTGACTGCTTCTTGGAGAATGTCACTACGCGGGGGCGCGGGTAGCGCCACCTTTTGGCGGAAAGCCTTTTCCAACGCGCCTGCGGAAAGGTCTTGAGCCGGAATGTGCACGGCATAGCCCGCGGAGGCAAGATTCTTTGCGAGCGCCACCTGCTCGTACTGCCCCGGAGTCGGGACGAATATGCTGCGCGCTCCTAGGTAGGCCATATCCATGACGGTACTGTAGCCTCCCCTACTTATGACCCAGTCGGCCTTTTTTACGGCCCTGGAGAATTCTTCGGTCGGCAAGTGGCTGTGGAACTCGATGTTACCCTCGGTCCAGGTGCGTACGCCTGATTGCGGTTTCCCTAGTATCATCACGTGATGGCCTGGAATCTGAGCTAGGGTTTCGCGAAGGTCTTTCTCGAAGCGGGTCCGGGCGGGTTCGACCCCCGAGACTATCGCGAGGATACTTGGGCCGCTTTCGCTAGACTTTGAAGTCTCGCTTCCGCAATCCGAAAAGGTTCTCGCATCTGAATCGGCAAACCGCGAAAGGAGTCCCACGTACTGGAGCGGAACCGGGCTTCCGTCTACGTGCGAAAGCGTTCCCGCATATCCGGGAAATTCTTCTATGTCGGGTACCCACACCTCGTCGAAATGCTTCATCAGGGATTTGTGCCAACGGATGCCTATGCCTTCTAGCGCGGCGAATGCTTGCGGGAATGCGATACGTCGTTGGTGCGTCATGTAGATGCTGTAGGCCTTTCTGGAGTAGAACCCGAAACGGTTGTCCGAGAACACGATGTCGTAGCCATGGCGTTCGACCATCTCTTCGGCGTATCGGTGCTCGTAACGGATAATGGCGTTCAGGTGAGAACTCTTCTTGAGTAGCCAGAGCGCCATGTTGAATCCGTGCTTGGGGTATACGATATTGTAGCCTGGAGCAATACGCTGACGCACTTCCGGGAACACTTCTCGGAAAAAGGCAGCATTTGCGGGTACTACCGCAAGCTCGACCTCGGCTCCGTTACGGATAAATTCCTTTACGACGGGCACGCAACGTGTCGCATGCCCTAGCCCCCAATCCAGAGGGGCTACAAGTACTTTCACCGGGCCTCCAGCCAGGCATTCGCCCAGTCGCCATGGTCGCAGTCCTTGTTGTCGCCCATCTCGATTTTCAGGTTCAGGTGGTTTACACCCTTTATATCGACATCGAGTTTCTGCTTTTCCATCGAATAGAGTTTCTTGGAACGTGCAAGTTCACGGCCATCGCCGTTTACGACAAAGTAGGCGCCGTCACCGCAGGCGCTTTCATCATCCAGGCCGACAACCGCATGGAACATGTCGAACCCGCGCAGGAGAGTGTATTCGAGACTCGAATTCGCGTGGCTGCCGATACCGTAGCGGAACGGTTCTCCGTCGAGAGTAAGCCTGTGATGTTCCACGGATTCGTTCAGCTGCGGGTCGCCCCAGTCCTGCGAGAACCTGTCTATCTTGAGTGTCGAAAGGAGTATCGCGCGGTCGGAATCCATAAAGAAATCCCTGTAGATGACTGCCGTGTCGCCATCGGGCATGGAGCAGGTAAATACCGCACGGTTCATGCCATTCCTGATTTTCTGGGAATCCAGGCGAAGCGTGTCCGCATCCACGGTCACGATGGCATCACCCTGCTTTTCGTCATTGAGCGTGTATTCGCAGGCGATTGTCTCGGGGAATCGCTTGTTCAGGATAATCGTGCCTTCCTTCTGTTCGGAGACGGTGAAGTTCTGCGCGTACTGCGAGACGCCCTTCTTCGAGAGGATCTTGTAGATGACCAGCGGGTAGCCAAATTTTTTTGCATCGACGAGCATACGCTCGTGCTTATAGCTGTCGAGAATCTTGTCAATCTGGTCGGTTGTCTTGAAACCTACCACGCGGCTATCGCGATTCACCTTGCCGTAGCCGTCCTGACCACGTACCAGATAGATGTTTCCGCCGGATTTCTGCATCCAGTCGGCAAATACGTCGGTACTCCAGCCTTCGAATGTGCGTTCGCTGAAGGCGCTGTGCCCCTGGGCCAGCATCTGCCAGGGCCTGGAGTAGATGAACACGGAATTCGCAGGGTAGCCCGCCAGTTCGTTGTTCAGGAATTCCTCTTCGCCAAGCAACTTGTTCTTGTAATAGAGCATGTTGTTGCGGTAACTCGGGGCATGGTACACCATGAGCCCGAGCGTAAGGAGGCACGCAAGCCCCATCACGATAGATGCTGCTGCATCTTCGCGTATCTTGGACTTGAACAGGCGTGAGCCCGTGAATTCGAATGCATCGTACAGGCCAAGTGCCATCAGGAGCGCAAACATCGGGAGCGCCACCAGCACGTAACGCTGGTTGATATCAATCGTGAACGTACCCGACACGTTGAACATGATGACGAAAATCTGGAGGCAGAAGAATATGCCGAGGATAAATCCGCGGATATAACGGCGGAAGACGAGCATGCGGACAAGGAGCCACACGGTCGAAGCAAGCAGGATGATGGTGAACGTCGTGTAGAACGGATTCATCATGATGCCGCCGAATGTCGGGTCTGTATCGAGATTCAACATGGTCTCGATGTTCGTCTTGAGATTGAACCACAGATTTTCGAACGAGTGCGCCGCATGCTCGCCACCCTGGAAATCGTAACCGCGATAGGCCGCCATGTTGTTGACGCTAGGCCAGCTCACTGCAATCACCGAAGCGATAAAGGCAGGCAGGCGGTAGGGTTTCTCGAGGAAATAGCGGTAGTAATATAGCGCAAACGGAATGAAAGCAAAGACCGTCTCCTGGCGGGTCTGCGCGAAGAACCCGAGCAGCGGGACCGTCAGCAAGAAGTGCTTCCAGGTCACCTTATTCGTAGGTACAAACGCGTACCACGCCATGAGGAACGTGAGCAGGCAAATGTAGAGCACCTCGGTAGAGGCGGAGCGTGCCTGCAGCAGGTATATGGGCATGCCGCCCAGGAATGCTGTTGCCGCCAGGGCGAGCTTGCTGCTCTTGAACCACTTGGATAGCGCGAGGAAGAATGCTAGCAAGCTCAGAATATAGAATGGATAGTTGACGAGTAGCGCCGTGTCACGGTCGGGTTCCATGAAGTTGAACACGAGAGAGTACACGAAACCGAGAGCCTTGCCTTTGAAGTTGTTCACTTCCGTCTTGCAGTCGAGAACGCCATCGGTCCACACGCCTTCGTTACAGATGCCGCCCGTATGCTGGAAGTACATCTGCAGCCCCATCGATTCCCAGCTAGTTTCGTCACTCAGCACGCGGTGCGTGTTGCTGATGTTTCCGAACATGAACACCGAGAAGAAAATCATCAGCAGGGC from Fibrobacter sp. UWR2 harbors:
- a CDS encoding glycosyltransferase gives rise to the protein MKVLVAPLDWGLGHATRCVPVVKEFIRNGAEVELAVVPANAAFFREVFPEVRQRIAPGYNIVYPKHGFNMALWLLKKSSHLNAIIRYEHRYAEEMVERHGYDIVFSDNRFGFYSRKAYSIYMTHQRRIAFPQAFAALEGIGIRWHKSLMKHFDEVWVPDIEEFPGYAGTLSHVDGSPVPLQYVGLLSRFADSDARTFSDCGSETSKSSESGPSILAIVSGVEPARTRFEKDLRETLAQIPGHHVMILGKPQSGVRTWTEGNIEFHSHLPTEEFSRAVKKADWVISRGGYSTVMDMAYLGARSIFVPTPGQYEQVALAKNLASAGYAVHIPAQDLSAGALEKAFRQKVALPAPPRSDILQEAVKKVVTRFG
- a CDS encoding mechanosensitive ion channel family protein, with amino-acid sequence MPIDNEYVNLALLLSAIAFLFLAIYAAFVPLLKRWAKKTPNTFNMLLVERHVASRLLQIIPATAFSSTIPRILNTEDWLYDLCSRAANIWYTLLSFAVACSVLDVVEHFNGINERTMKRPLHGIFQAVKVVLFCLAAIFIVSQLTDKSPVIIFSAIGAMTTVLMLIFKDSILGVVSGVQINISDLLRKGDWIEIERHHTDGTVMDITLTSVKVRNWDNTISVIPAYDLITNSFRNWRGMQDSGVRRIKRAMYVDLKTVRFLTPEEIANLSKIEILAPYLSAKAQEIVGEESKAELMGVASGTENPDTLNSRHLTNIGTFRAYCTAYLRSRKTVAQNMTLMTRLLEPTPQGLPLEIYAFANTTEWEVFEGIQADILDHLIAAMSEFGLELYQYGAGFKA
- a CDS encoding NPCBM/NEW2 domain-containing protein, which gives rise to MSNTKKEKTDIVENKVERKSLAESLREWVDSLHLGKPQAVMAAVSVVVMLAAFLIFNNLSVSYARRWDIDWGYYSILSTFILLIAGIIVNLPFVAKNVKGFLPSGKSFCGLALLMIFFSVFMFGNISNTHRVLSDETSWESMGLQMYFQHTGGICNEGVWTDGVLDCKTEVNNFKGKALGFVYSLVFNFMEPDRDTALLVNYPFYILSLLAFFLALSKWFKSSKLALAATAFLGGMPIYLLQARSASTEVLYICLLTFLMAWYAFVPTNKVTWKHFLLTVPLLGFFAQTRQETVFAFIPFALYYYRYFLEKPYRLPAFIASVIAVSWPSVNNMAAYRGYDFQGGEHAAHSFENLWFNLKTNIETMLNLDTDPTFGGIMMNPFYTTFTIILLASTVWLLVRMLVFRRYIRGFILGIFFCLQIFVIMFNVSGTFTIDINQRYVLVALPMFALLMALGLYDAFEFTGSRLFKSKIREDAAASIVMGLACLLTLGLMVYHAPSYRNNMLYYKNKLLGEEEFLNNELAGYPANSVFIYSRPWQMLAQGHSAFSERTFEGWSTDVFADWMQKSGGNIYLVRGQDGYGKVNRDSRVVGFKTTDQIDKILDSYKHERMLVDAKKFGYPLVIYKILSKKGVSQYAQNFTVSEQKEGTIILNKRFPETIACEYTLNDEKQGDAIVTVDADTLRLDSQKIRNGMNRAVFTCSMPDGDTAVIYRDFFMDSDRAILLSTLKIDRFSQDWGDPQLNESVEHHRLTLDGEPFRYGIGSHANSSLEYTLLRGFDMFHAVVGLDDESACGDGAYFVVNGDGRELARSKKLYSMEKQKLDVDIKGVNHLNLKIEMGDNKDCDHGDWANAWLEAR
- a CDS encoding HD domain-containing phosphohydrolase, which translates into the protein MVIVFLTIVCIVAAINNLLLIRINPRQDGPYRLIFFAVFVACTGHLFLALSTNLDQAILANKMNYIGAIFMPLLTFDACLAVCKVRFPVWGHALLAIFVYFVFALSATVGYSDIYYKTIEYVNINGIGNYVATYGPGHDLFNLMVMGFFAANVGLIVYAFLRKRNVSYKSLMAISSIELASIAALFISRILESDTVVMPAVYIFDQFALLYICFHVKRYNVDQTIAQALDSQNTDGYVMLTSSNIFLGCNEMACKLFPSFEKCRIDYAMPDDTPINHILLSWNAKTDAKDAPVEKSFDLNGKYYKIRLSQLPFTRRHRIHLFRIEDSTTMHRYINMLGTNNVRLELLLKKNDSHIRLIQEKMIVNMAEIVESRDSNTGSHIKRTSKVVSILAEYLRTKGNFGFPDSFYDSLVSAAPMHDLGKIAIDDRILRKPGKFTTQEFEEMKTHPEKGAMIVENLLTSIEEPEFVKIACNVARYHHERFDGCGYPMKLKGTAIPFEARIMAIADVYDALVSKRCYKEAMSFADAFEIIVEGMGSQYDPSLRDCFVACRENLEAYYKSLSENEA